The following proteins come from a genomic window of Rutidosis leptorrhynchoides isolate AG116_Rl617_1_P2 chromosome 10, CSIRO_AGI_Rlap_v1, whole genome shotgun sequence:
- the LOC139873411 gene encoding transcription factor MYB14-like, whose translation MVRAPCCEKMGLKKGPWTHDEDTILINYINLHGHPNWRVLPKLAGLLRCGKSCRLRWTNYLKPDIKRGNFSREEEEMIKQLHTVMGNRWSAIAARLPGRTDNEIKNVWHTHLKKRANSNLNSKSLKSLKKVEQLIVEDDKEESGRLSPFDTNSSSQESYSEIDSPQPSSASYNSSTPTSPNNYDETLSIDDMDDEFWSEVFSGEDFDELPVGHENIGQLPSGCGYESNLHDDVDFWFNMFTRGVDLSQI comes from the exons atggtCAGAGCTCCATGTTGTGAAAAGATGGGTTTGAAGAAAGGCCCATGGACACATGATGAAGATACAATACTAATCAACTACATTAACCTTCACGGTCATCCGAATTGGCGCGTTCTTCCTAAACTAGCCG GCTTGCTAAGGTGTGGAAAAAGTTGTAGGCTAAGATGGACTAATTACTTGAAACCGGATATTAAAAGGGGTAACTTTAGTAGGGAAGAAGAAGAAATGATCAAACAATTACACACGGTTATGGGAAATAG ATGGTCAGCTATTGCAGCAAGACTACCGGGAAGAACGGATAACGAGATTAAAAATGTATGGCATACACATTTAAAGAAGCGCGCAAACTCAAACCTTAATTCCAAATCCTTGAAATCTCTAAAAAAAGTTGAACAACTAATTGTTGAAGATGATAAAGAAGAAAGTGGCCGATTATCACCATTTGATACAAATTCAAGCAGTCAAGAGAGTTACAGTGAGATTGATTCGCCACAACCTTCTAGTGCTAGTTATAATTCTTCAACGCCTACAAGTCCAAATAATTATGATGAAACTTTGAGCATTGATGACATGGATGATGAATTTTGGTCGGAAGTATTTTCAGGTGAGGATTTCGACGAGTTACCGGTGGGCCATGAAAACATTGGTCAACTTCCAAGTGGATGTGGGTACGAGTCAAATTTGCACGATGACGTGGACTTTTGGTTCAACATGTTCACAAGAGGAGTCGATTTGTCACAAATTTAA